The following are encoded together in the Geobacter sulfurreducens PCA genome:
- the ileS gene encoding isoleucine--tRNA ligase — MDYKSTLNLPVTDFPMKANLPQREPEILAAWQQGDLYGTIAKAGKGKPRYVLHDGPPYANGHIHIGHALNKILKDIILKSKRMQGFDAPYVPGWDCHGLPIELQVEKNLGSKKHETTKLQMRKQCREYAEKFVHVQRAEFERLGVLGDWDRPYLTMSYDYEGITARELARFAENGGLYKGKKPVHWCSSCVTALAEAEVEYADKTSPSIYVKFLLQDDIGGAVPALAGKRVSLVIWTTTPWTIPANLAVALHPELDYVALETGGEVLVVAEGLKDAFMAATGVQGDVIATFRADILYRKRCKHPFYDRDSIVLLGEHVTLDAGTGCVHTAPGHGQEDYELALVEGLDIYNPVDNRGRYIQSLEFFGGMFVFDANAAVMEKLREVGALVGQGSVEHSYPHCWRCKKPIIFRATEQWFISMEKNDLRQKALTEIDRVSWVPKWGRERIHGMIENRPDWCISRQRSWGVPITAFYCTECGEILADGKTMHHVADLFMAGGADLWYEKEAAELLPPGTVCPQCGKSAFEKEMDILDVWFDSGVSHAAVLENRPELGSPANMYLEGSDQHRGWFHSSLLASVGTRGVAPYREVLTHGFVVDGSGRKMSKSVGNVVAPEEVIKKYGAEILRLWVAAQDYRDDVRISQEILTRLAEAYRRIRNTCRYLLGNLNDFDPDVDMVPYDRMTELDRWALHQLEVLKEKVAAAYNEYEFHILYHAVNGFCTVEMSAFYLDIIKERYTSRKDAPERRSAQSVMYLVLESLVTLMAPVLSFTADEVWGYMPKRSESSVHLATFPEFRPEWKDESLVERWARIMAVRGDVSKALEQARVQKTIGHSLDAAVTLAAEPGLLSFLQEYAGELSTIFIVSRVDLVEEGAGDYPAAEGVSGLRIGVSAAPGEKCERCWHYDEEIGGDSEHPTLCPKCAAAVK; from the coding sequence ATGGATTACAAGAGCACCCTCAACCTGCCGGTCACCGATTTCCCCATGAAGGCCAACCTTCCCCAGCGGGAGCCGGAGATCCTCGCCGCGTGGCAGCAGGGCGACCTGTACGGCACGATCGCCAAAGCGGGCAAGGGCAAGCCGCGGTACGTCCTCCACGACGGGCCTCCCTACGCCAACGGCCATATCCACATCGGCCACGCCCTCAACAAGATCCTCAAGGATATCATCCTCAAGAGCAAGCGGATGCAGGGGTTCGACGCCCCCTATGTGCCGGGCTGGGACTGCCACGGCCTGCCCATCGAGCTCCAGGTGGAGAAGAACCTGGGGTCGAAAAAGCACGAGACCACCAAGCTCCAGATGCGCAAGCAATGCCGGGAGTATGCCGAAAAGTTCGTACATGTCCAGCGGGCGGAATTCGAGCGGCTCGGGGTCCTGGGCGACTGGGATCGTCCCTACCTCACCATGAGTTACGATTACGAGGGAATCACCGCCCGGGAACTGGCCCGCTTTGCCGAGAACGGCGGCCTCTACAAGGGGAAAAAGCCGGTCCACTGGTGCTCCTCCTGCGTCACGGCCCTGGCGGAGGCCGAGGTGGAGTATGCCGACAAGACTTCTCCCTCCATCTATGTGAAGTTCCTCCTCCAGGACGATATCGGCGGCGCCGTGCCGGCCCTGGCCGGAAAGAGGGTGTCGCTGGTCATCTGGACCACCACTCCCTGGACTATTCCCGCCAACCTGGCCGTTGCCCTCCATCCGGAGCTGGACTACGTGGCCTTGGAGACCGGCGGCGAGGTGCTCGTGGTGGCCGAGGGACTGAAGGACGCCTTCATGGCCGCCACTGGCGTGCAAGGGGATGTGATCGCCACCTTCCGGGCGGATATCCTGTACCGGAAGCGGTGCAAACACCCCTTCTACGACCGGGATTCCATCGTTCTGCTGGGTGAGCACGTGACCCTGGACGCGGGTACCGGCTGCGTCCACACCGCGCCCGGCCACGGCCAGGAAGACTACGAACTGGCCCTGGTGGAGGGGCTCGATATCTATAACCCGGTTGACAACCGGGGCCGCTATATCCAGAGCCTGGAATTCTTCGGCGGCATGTTCGTGTTTGACGCCAATGCCGCAGTCATGGAGAAGCTCCGGGAAGTGGGTGCGCTGGTGGGCCAGGGGAGCGTGGAGCACTCCTACCCCCACTGCTGGCGGTGCAAGAAGCCGATCATCTTCCGGGCCACGGAGCAGTGGTTCATCTCCATGGAGAAGAACGACCTGCGGCAGAAGGCCCTCACGGAGATCGACCGGGTATCCTGGGTGCCCAAGTGGGGGCGGGAGCGGATTCACGGCATGATCGAGAACCGTCCCGACTGGTGCATCTCCCGCCAGCGTTCCTGGGGTGTACCCATCACCGCCTTCTACTGCACCGAGTGCGGCGAAATCCTGGCCGACGGCAAGACCATGCATCACGTGGCCGATCTCTTCATGGCGGGGGGGGCCGACCTCTGGTACGAGAAGGAGGCCGCCGAGCTTCTCCCACCGGGGACTGTCTGCCCCCAGTGCGGCAAGAGCGCTTTCGAAAAGGAAATGGACATTCTGGACGTCTGGTTCGACTCCGGCGTTTCCCACGCCGCGGTTCTGGAAAACCGCCCCGAACTGGGCTCGCCGGCCAACATGTATCTGGAGGGGAGCGATCAGCACCGGGGCTGGTTCCATTCGTCGCTTCTGGCTTCCGTCGGCACCCGCGGGGTTGCGCCGTACCGTGAGGTGCTCACCCACGGCTTCGTGGTGGACGGCTCCGGCCGGAAGATGAGCAAGTCGGTGGGGAACGTGGTGGCCCCGGAGGAAGTGATCAAGAAATACGGCGCCGAGATCCTCCGTCTCTGGGTGGCCGCCCAGGACTACCGGGACGACGTCAGGATTTCACAGGAAATCCTTACCCGCCTGGCCGAGGCCTACCGCCGGATCCGCAATACCTGCCGCTACCTGCTGGGGAACCTGAACGACTTCGATCCAGACGTGGACATGGTCCCCTACGACCGGATGACCGAACTGGACCGGTGGGCCCTGCACCAGCTTGAGGTGCTGAAGGAAAAGGTCGCCGCAGCCTACAACGAGTACGAGTTCCATATTCTCTACCACGCGGTGAACGGCTTCTGCACCGTGGAGATGAGCGCCTTCTATCTGGACATCATCAAGGAGCGCTACACGAGCAGAAAGGATGCCCCGGAGCGCCGCAGCGCCCAGAGCGTCATGTACCTGGTGCTCGAATCCCTAGTCACGCTCATGGCCCCGGTTCTCTCCTTTACGGCCGACGAGGTGTGGGGGTACATGCCGAAGCGGTCCGAATCCAGCGTCCACCTGGCAACCTTCCCCGAGTTCCGCCCCGAGTGGAAGGATGAATCCCTGGTGGAGCGGTGGGCCCGGATCATGGCGGTGCGGGGCGATGTGTCCAAGGCCCTGGAGCAGGCCCGGGTGCAGAAGACCATCGGTCACTCCCTGGACGCGGCAGTGACGCTGGCGGCCGAGCCTGGGCTGCTGTCGTTCCTGCAGGAGTATGCCGGAGAACTGTCCACGATTTTCATCGTTTCACGGGTGGATCTGGTGGAGGAGGGGGCCGGCGACTACCCGGCAGCGGAAGGGGTAAGCGGGCTGAGGATCGGGGTCAGTGCCGCGCCTGGCGAGAAGTGTGAGCGCTGCTGGCACTACGACGAGGAGATCGGCGGCGACAGCGAGCATCCGACCCTGTGCCCCAAGTGCGCAGCGGCGGTCAAGTAG
- a CDS encoding cytochrome c3 family protein, with the protein MLRLLAGNIALAALAVAATGGTATAATPPAAGSGCVGCHGNPSIMKKLGYPHFTVTPQEVRAQTGMPADCHLCHGGSPDAKEKDKAHAGMGRLVAVRKKGLTGETVERKHPLSLGSNPMERIKLMTDKAGTAAPDQSVSIILWQDKRTDTLSQDFGRMEKSCGACHARQFAEFTRSTMARNGKQSAYRTWTDRERGPHNCGAWFGDNHEAIAANTAAPFDRATNALNQRQCNTCHVGCLDCHYDPQPADPADPKKGMHGFRRTPPPESCYGGGRGQTCHAGPEERRRGAGYFGGVYANPEGAPPDVHLQAKVACLDCHESSRNGNGLTHAMVKRQAACDRCHGAIVASHGTSVHRTLTCEACHVRNVGGYQGTYWGPGILGGIGTPFFKYKEYYGIMDDPILIRNQKGRWIPVKPYPMAVMNVKDAGLKPGLHWRWPATLPDLERTDDAYGYVGLVGGLPENNKALLWIQMDKVSHKYGPPRPCDSCHGAADGAQRREVDWDFTDAGALPFSGSHTVVADARGLAIHNISTQERIETTAGTTVSSFAPWFYLKNAWTIPGDFSLPTIGDRTRYERFKDNRDVARNAGIIHR; encoded by the coding sequence ATGCTTAGACTGTTGGCGGGGAATATCGCGCTGGCTGCCCTCGCGGTCGCGGCAACCGGTGGAACGGCGACTGCTGCCACGCCTCCCGCCGCCGGATCGGGATGCGTCGGCTGCCACGGCAACCCCTCGATCATGAAAAAGCTGGGCTATCCCCACTTCACCGTCACCCCTCAAGAGGTCAGGGCCCAGACCGGCATGCCGGCCGACTGCCACCTCTGCCACGGCGGGAGCCCCGATGCCAAAGAGAAAGACAAGGCCCATGCCGGCATGGGACGGCTCGTGGCAGTGCGGAAAAAGGGGCTCACCGGAGAGACGGTCGAGCGAAAGCACCCCCTTTCCCTGGGCAGCAACCCCATGGAGCGGATCAAGCTCATGACCGACAAGGCCGGAACCGCCGCGCCGGACCAGAGCGTAAGCATCATCCTGTGGCAGGACAAGCGCACCGACACCCTGTCTCAGGACTTCGGGCGCATGGAGAAGAGTTGCGGAGCCTGCCACGCGCGGCAGTTTGCCGAGTTCACCAGGAGCACCATGGCCCGTAACGGCAAACAAAGCGCCTACCGCACCTGGACGGACCGGGAGCGGGGCCCCCACAACTGCGGGGCTTGGTTCGGCGACAACCATGAAGCCATCGCCGCAAATACGGCGGCCCCCTTCGATCGGGCCACCAACGCACTCAACCAGCGCCAGTGCAATACCTGCCACGTGGGATGTCTCGACTGCCACTACGACCCTCAACCAGCGGACCCCGCCGACCCGAAAAAGGGAATGCACGGCTTCCGCAGAACTCCCCCGCCCGAAAGCTGCTACGGCGGAGGCAGGGGGCAGACCTGCCACGCGGGGCCCGAGGAACGGCGGCGCGGGGCGGGATATTTCGGCGGCGTCTATGCCAACCCGGAGGGGGCGCCCCCTGATGTTCATCTGCAGGCAAAGGTCGCCTGCCTCGACTGCCACGAGTCGAGCCGCAACGGCAACGGGCTGACCCACGCCATGGTGAAGCGCCAGGCGGCCTGCGACCGGTGCCACGGGGCAATCGTGGCCAGTCACGGGACATCCGTTCATCGTACCCTTACCTGCGAGGCCTGCCACGTGCGGAATGTGGGCGGCTACCAGGGGACCTACTGGGGGCCGGGAATCCTGGGGGGAATCGGCACGCCGTTCTTCAAGTACAAGGAATACTATGGGATCATGGACGATCCGATCCTGATCCGCAACCAGAAAGGGCGGTGGATTCCGGTAAAGCCTTACCCCATGGCCGTGATGAACGTGAAGGACGCCGGACTCAAACCCGGCCTCCACTGGCGCTGGCCCGCCACGCTGCCCGATCTGGAGCGGACCGACGATGCCTACGGCTACGTGGGCCTCGTGGGTGGCCTGCCGGAAAACAACAAGGCGCTCCTCTGGATCCAGATGGACAAGGTCTCTCACAAGTACGGCCCGCCCCGGCCGTGCGACTCGTGCCACGGTGCTGCCGACGGCGCCCAGCGCCGGGAGGTGGACTGGGATTTTACCGATGCCGGAGCCCTTCCTTTCAGCGGCAGCCATACGGTGGTGGCCGATGCCAGGGGGCTCGCCATCCACAACATATCGACACAGGAGCGGATCGAGACGACCGCGGGCACGACCGTCTCCAGCTTTGCACCCTGGTTCTACCTGAAGAACGCGTGGACCATTCCGGGCGATTTCTCCCTGCCGACCATCGGGGATCGTACCCGGTACGAGCGGTTCAAGGACAACCGCGACGTCGCCCGTAACGCCGGTATAATTCACCGCTGA
- the lspA gene encoding signal peptidase II yields MKPTYRIFNAVVLGSLVLDQATKVLIDRTMDLYQSIPVIDGLFSITYLRNRGAAFSFLADFSYRLPFFILVSVVALGVIAVTFRKLRDDQHLAAAALALIFSGALGNLIDRVRLGEVIDFLDVYWKTYHWPAFNVADSAICVGVALLAVDMIREERRKAP; encoded by the coding sequence ATGAAGCCGACCTATCGCATCTTCAATGCAGTGGTGCTGGGCTCCCTCGTTCTCGACCAGGCGACGAAGGTCCTCATCGACCGCACCATGGATCTTTACCAGTCGATTCCTGTTATCGACGGATTGTTCAGCATCACCTACCTGCGGAATCGGGGGGCCGCGTTCAGCTTTCTGGCGGATTTTTCCTACCGGCTCCCCTTCTTCATCCTGGTTTCGGTGGTGGCCCTAGGGGTGATAGCTGTTACGTTCCGCAAGCTTCGGGACGACCAGCACCTGGCGGCCGCCGCGCTCGCGCTCATCTTCTCGGGCGCCCTCGGCAACCTCATCGACCGGGTCAGGCTCGGCGAGGTGATCGATTTCCTGGACGTCTACTGGAAGACGTATCACTGGCCCGCGTTCAATGTGGCCGATTCGGCCATCTGCGTGGGGGTGGCGCTCCTTGCCGTCGACATGATCCGGGAGGAGCGGCGCAAGGCCCCCTGA
- a CDS encoding PAS domain-containing sensor histidine kinase — protein sequence MLILEDSEDDLLLLLREVRRGGIDPAYERADSAAGLRRALDAGEWDVIVSDYNMPQFGALPALDIVKERGLDVPFIIVSGKIGEDLAVAAMKAGAHDYLMKGNLSRLVPAIERELREADERRRRRQAEEAMHAQFNQISTIFDSLNALVYVVDMNSYELLYLNKFGAQLFGEAWEGRTCHDVLHGGRSTPCDFCTNDKLIMDGKALPPYIWEYQNSISSRWYQCIDKAIRWTDGRMVRMEIAIDITERKEMERMKDEMISAVSHEMHTPLTAMMGFTEFLLENEVDRDLQKNYLKTIYRETERLNELITNFLQLQRLKASMVKFRITPVAVGLLVADVVSLYAAASKKHRIVVECPPDLPPVRGNEEQLYQAISNLVSNAIKYSPDGGDVTIGASAAADIVTLWVRDQGIGISPEFQEKIFERFFRVDNSDRRKVGGAGLGLTLVREIVATHGGRSWVESSPGKGSTFFISLPAMT from the coding sequence ATGCTGATTCTTGAAGATTCCGAGGACGATCTCCTTCTGCTGCTGCGCGAAGTGCGCCGCGGGGGAATCGATCCCGCCTACGAGCGCGCCGACAGTGCCGCAGGGCTTCGCCGAGCCCTTGATGCCGGGGAATGGGACGTCATTGTTTCGGATTACAACATGCCCCAGTTCGGGGCGCTCCCCGCCCTGGACATCGTAAAAGAGCGGGGCCTCGACGTTCCGTTCATCATCGTGTCGGGCAAGATCGGCGAGGATCTGGCCGTTGCCGCCATGAAAGCGGGCGCCCACGACTACCTCATGAAGGGCAACCTTTCCCGCCTCGTCCCCGCCATCGAGCGGGAACTGCGCGAGGCTGACGAACGCCGGCGCCGGCGCCAGGCCGAAGAGGCCATGCACGCCCAGTTCAACCAGATCAGTACCATCTTCGACTCTCTCAACGCCCTGGTCTACGTTGTCGACATGAACTCCTACGAGCTGCTCTACCTGAACAAGTTCGGCGCCCAGCTCTTCGGAGAAGCATGGGAAGGCCGGACCTGCCACGACGTGCTCCATGGTGGCCGGTCCACCCCCTGCGACTTCTGCACCAACGACAAACTGATCATGGACGGCAAAGCGCTCCCCCCCTACATCTGGGAGTACCAGAACAGCATCAGCAGCCGCTGGTACCAATGCATCGACAAGGCCATCCGCTGGACCGACGGACGCATGGTCCGGATGGAGATTGCCATCGACATCACCGAGCGCAAAGAGATGGAGCGGATGAAGGACGAAATGATCTCGGCAGTCAGCCACGAGATGCATACCCCCCTCACCGCCATGATGGGCTTTACGGAGTTTCTGCTGGAGAACGAGGTGGACCGGGACCTGCAGAAAAATTACCTGAAGACCATCTACCGGGAGACCGAGCGGCTCAACGAGCTCATCACCAACTTCCTGCAGCTCCAGCGGCTCAAGGCGAGCATGGTCAAGTTCCGGATAACGCCTGTTGCCGTCGGACTGCTGGTGGCGGATGTCGTCTCGCTCTACGCCGCCGCCTCCAAGAAGCACCGGATTGTAGTCGAATGCCCTCCCGACCTGCCGCCGGTACGGGGGAACGAGGAGCAGCTCTACCAAGCCATTTCCAACCTGGTGTCCAACGCCATCAAGTACTCCCCCGACGGGGGCGACGTGACCATCGGCGCCAGCGCCGCCGCCGACATCGTAACGCTCTGGGTCAGGGACCAAGGGATAGGAATCTCTCCCGAATTCCAGGAAAAGATCTTCGAGCGCTTCTTCCGGGTCGACAACAGCGACCGGCGCAAGGTGGGCGGGGCAGGCCTGGGCCTGACCCTCGTACGGGAAATCGTGGCCACCCACGGCGGCCGGAGCTGGGTGGAGAGCTCGCCGGGCAAAGGAAGCACCTTCTTCATCTCCCTGCCGGCCATGACGTGA